The Williamwhitmania taraxaci genome has a segment encoding these proteins:
- a CDS encoding V-type ATP synthase subunit K has protein sequence MEPISSSPIIIAYIGIAIMVILSGVGSALGVTITGNASLGALKKDASAFGNFLVLSALPGTQGLYGFTGYFMLKVYLVPTITMFQAVAIVGAGLVMGVVALVSAVRQGQVCANGITAIGNGHKVFGNTLILAVFPELYAIIALAAVFLIGTSLGA, from the coding sequence ATGGAACCAATCTCTTCATCTCCAATTATTATTGCCTACATTGGAATAGCTATAATGGTTATCCTTTCAGGTGTTGGTAGCGCTTTAGGCGTTACAATAACAGGAAATGCCTCTCTAGGTGCTCTTAAGAAAGATGCAAGTGCCTTCGGAAATTTCCTCGTATTAAGTGCTCTTCCTGGAACTCAAGGACTTTATGGTTTTACAGGATATTTTATGTTGAAAGTTTACTTAGTGCCTACCATAACCATGTTTCAGGCGGTTGCCATAGTTGGTGCTGGTCTCGTAATGGGTGTTGTGGCTCTAGTATCGGCAGTTCGTCAAGGCCAAGTTTGTGCAAACGGGATTACCGCTATTGGCAACGGTCATAAGGTGTTTGGAAATACCCTTATCCTAGCTGTATTCCCCGAACTTTATGCAATTATTGCACTAGCTGCGGTATTCTTAATTGGAACATCTTTAGGCGCTTAG
- a CDS encoding YgiQ family radical SAM protein, translating to MERMKSAGWLPTSKKEMDSLGWDRADVILFTGDAYIDHPSFGIGVIGRILQAEGYRVAVIPQPNWRDDLRDFKKLGAPRLFFGAASGAMDSMINHYTANKRLRSDDAYTPDGKAGNRPDYAISVYGKILKELFPDTPLVIGGIEASLRRLTHYDYWSNTLKPAILFDSRADLLVYGMGEKAIVEIARRLDDGLPISLFTDIPQTAYIATSPPLDNGYVKLNSYNTCLKHKEKFGDNFKVIEIESNKIIQNGIIEEGPSGFIVVNPPYPLTTTEEIDSYYELPYTYLPHPRYNGKGTIPAYEMIKTSINIHRGCFGGCSFCTISAHQGKFVISRSTKSIIKEVKKVAELPDFKGYLSDLGGPSANMYMMKGKDLTLCQKCTRPSCIYPRICKNLNTSHQPLLDLYGEVGKIQNIKKAWIGSGIRYDLFLTEGVGDPRVNQEYLREVVVNHTSGRLKVAPEHTSHNVLKWMRKPDFSLFEKLVVEFQRITRMADLKYQLIPYFISSHPGSTEMDMADLAEKTKQLNFHLEQVQDFTPTPMTLASTIFYTGVDPYSGEKVFVAKTKEEKEKQRSYFFWYKKGNGQIRKFGANMKTRLDR from the coding sequence ATGGAGCGAATGAAAAGTGCCGGTTGGCTACCAACATCTAAAAAAGAGATGGATTCTTTAGGATGGGATAGGGCTGATGTCATTCTATTTACTGGAGATGCATATATTGATCATCCATCGTTTGGTATAGGAGTTATTGGGCGAATTCTCCAAGCCGAAGGTTATAGGGTTGCTGTTATTCCACAACCAAACTGGAGAGATGATTTACGCGATTTTAAAAAGTTAGGTGCTCCTCGATTATTTTTTGGTGCTGCATCTGGTGCAATGGATTCGATGATCAACCACTATACCGCGAATAAGCGCTTGAGAAGTGATGATGCATACACTCCAGATGGAAAAGCAGGTAATCGTCCGGATTATGCAATATCGGTTTATGGGAAAATTTTAAAAGAACTATTTCCTGATACGCCATTAGTAATTGGTGGTATTGAGGCTTCATTGCGCAGATTAACCCATTATGATTATTGGTCCAATACATTGAAGCCGGCCATTCTGTTCGATTCGAGAGCAGATTTACTGGTATACGGAATGGGTGAAAAGGCCATCGTAGAGATTGCTAGGCGATTAGATGATGGTTTACCAATTTCCTTATTTACTGACATACCACAAACCGCGTATATTGCAACAAGCCCTCCTTTAGACAATGGTTATGTTAAACTGAATTCGTATAATACATGTCTAAAGCATAAAGAGAAATTTGGGGATAACTTTAAGGTTATTGAAATTGAATCGAACAAAATAATACAAAATGGGATTATTGAAGAAGGGCCATCTGGCTTCATCGTAGTAAACCCACCCTATCCCTTAACTACTACTGAGGAAATCGACTCCTACTATGAACTCCCTTATACATATTTGCCCCACCCCCGGTATAATGGAAAAGGAACGATACCCGCGTATGAGATGATAAAGACTTCCATTAATATTCACCGAGGGTGTTTTGGGGGTTGCTCTTTTTGCACGATTTCGGCTCACCAAGGAAAATTTGTGATCAGTCGATCGACAAAGTCCATAATAAAAGAGGTAAAGAAGGTAGCAGAGCTTCCAGATTTCAAGGGATATCTTTCAGATCTGGGTGGACCATCTGCAAATATGTATATGATGAAAGGAAAGGATTTAACGCTTTGTCAGAAGTGTACACGCCCTTCCTGTATTTATCCTCGGATTTGTAAAAACTTAAATACGTCGCATCAACCTTTACTAGATCTTTATGGTGAAGTAGGAAAAATTCAAAATATTAAGAAAGCCTGGATTGGAAGCGGAATTCGATATGATTTATTCCTTACCGAAGGTGTTGGTGATCCAAGGGTGAATCAAGAATATCTCCGTGAAGTTGTGGTGAACCATACGTCGGGTAGATTAAAGGTTGCACCAGAACATACCTCCCACAATGTTTTGAAATGGATGCGCAAACCGGATTTTTCATTATTCGAAAAACTCGTTGTAGAGTTTCAACGAATAACTCGAATGGCTGATTTAAAATACCAGCTTATCCCCTATTTTATTTCAAGTCATCCGGGCTCAACAGAAATGGATATGGCCGATTTAGCTGAAAAAACAAAACAACTAAACTTCCATTTAGAACAGGTTCAAGATTTCACCCCAACGCCAATGACCTTAGCATCGACTATTTTTTACACAGGTGTAGATCCATATTCGGGTGAAAAAGTATTTGTTGCAAAAACGAAAGAAGAAAAGGAAAAACAGCGCAGTTATTTTTTCTGGTATAAAAAAGGGAATGGACAAATTAGGAAATTTGGTGCGAATATGAAAACAAGATTAGATCGATAA
- a CDS encoding S-adenosylmethionine:tRNA ribosyltransferase-isomerase, with translation MRLIPANIEDYNYDLPDCRIAKFPEQKRDHSNLLVFNKGVIGSDQFYNLPNYLSGKILIFNNTKVIKARLLFKRVTGATIEVFCLEPMQPADYQNMFSATGSVDWKCLVGNIKRWKEDELSLNVDIDGSQVRLTAQMIERLDEGVIIRFSWNDDTVCFGQVLEAAGAIPIPPYLNRSEQVIDSDRYQTVYSKWEGSVAAPTAGLHFTDKVIADIITKGNSIAELTLHVGAGTFKPVKAKSIDEHEMHSEHFSITVSTLELLLANMGNIVAVGTTSVRTIESLYWLGVKILTNENSPDLMHLSQWDAYTLPDSYTSTEALTAILNHLKSVGLSQLVGSTQILIAPGYTFKLINALITNFHQPKSTLLLLVSALIGTEWKDVYAYAMDHNFRFLSYGDSSLLIP, from the coding sequence GTGCGATTAATACCTGCAAATATTGAGGATTACAACTACGATTTACCCGATTGTAGAATTGCCAAATTTCCTGAGCAAAAGCGCGACCACTCTAATCTATTGGTTTTTAATAAGGGAGTAATTGGTAGTGATCAGTTCTATAACCTTCCGAACTATCTTTCCGGAAAAATTCTAATTTTTAACAATACAAAGGTAATTAAGGCTCGATTACTTTTCAAAAGAGTTACAGGAGCAACTATCGAGGTATTTTGCCTTGAGCCAATGCAGCCTGCTGATTATCAAAATATGTTTAGCGCCACTGGCAGTGTCGACTGGAAATGCTTGGTAGGGAATATAAAAAGATGGAAGGAAGATGAACTCTCGTTAAACGTTGACATAGATGGCAGCCAAGTGAGGTTGACCGCTCAGATGATTGAACGACTTGATGAAGGGGTTATCATTCGGTTTTCTTGGAATGATGATACAGTATGCTTTGGACAAGTTTTAGAGGCGGCTGGTGCTATACCTATTCCACCATATTTGAATCGTTCGGAACAAGTTATTGATTCGGATCGATATCAAACTGTCTATTCGAAATGGGAAGGATCTGTTGCAGCTCCAACTGCTGGGCTTCACTTTACTGATAAGGTGATTGCCGACATAATTACAAAAGGTAATTCAATTGCCGAGCTGACGCTACACGTTGGAGCTGGGACATTTAAGCCAGTGAAAGCCAAATCAATTGATGAGCATGAAATGCACTCAGAGCACTTCTCAATTACGGTTTCAACACTTGAATTGCTGCTAGCGAATATGGGCAATATTGTAGCTGTAGGCACCACTTCGGTAAGAACTATTGAATCGTTATATTGGCTCGGTGTTAAGATCTTAACTAATGAGAACAGCCCTGATTTGATGCATCTTAGCCAATGGGATGCTTATACTCTCCCCGATTCTTATACGTCAACTGAGGCACTTACCGCCATTCTTAATCACCTTAAAAGTGTGGGTTTAAGTCAACTTGTGGGATCCACACAAATTTTGATTGCGCCTGGTTATACTTTTAAATTGATAAATGCGCTAATCACTAATTTTCATCAGCCGAAAAGTACATTACTACTCTTAGTCTCTGCGCTAATAGGTACAGAGTGGAAAGATGTTTACGCTTATGCTATGGATCATAATTTTCGTTTTTTGAGCTATGGTGATTCTTCATTGTTAATACCCTAG